In Triplophysa rosa linkage group LG18, Trosa_1v2, whole genome shotgun sequence, a genomic segment contains:
- the LOC130569023 gene encoding uncharacterized protein LOC130569023 has translation MKSMFNSLNVELNPSMKQYVALLEAVCESSPLATVDVVQDVSVIFAKLADKCKMRVHGEQDQDPQLNPNYCCSLKEMISHKRVFPTKSNGWVTLAHKPMIVDSPHLEKIFKSHREICLLNLPSAMKRAANKSKHQGKLHEKEAFSEADRELFLEICGVKRLSQCVSTDPLTEMYRPCPSFQNLVRQIVPYIQRFIYHHGDFEDVYSELKEAGIAKQINSLSFGQVGKMYIHYRLEVSEGDPVFESEDIICFLDDKKALYIHKDHLSAKLDICRELVKLFTTEKTLGKVLESFLLGLVPWINDQAALRRYLDRENAQELPPDEELWEVLAPKQVEVKKENNVPVAHPSGAVQEDEIQTDQNKDYRLVCWPPKASLNKTASQAVDDVMKMWPPPAAPSPAPVMVTGHSGFRVERSSSIMNVHQPTGEPPVHVDLRPQYFQGPRTSESTSHTTDRPGRTEMKEEPTVQGIKTKVHPQTVKSNAASDEPEETPHHHKTNPTPTAVEQDTAETPAPPGHNTTPVPEMVSSQFQGGETLQRPLVSLDNVVWTKPMAPEAILEDLELDCTLPQTFLISKDFDGTACIGQWGEQLVFSFLTHWKENGGDYGPIEITWFNEKGESGQPCDFKLTFANKGPRADTTREIYVEVKTTVKRERHFIHLSANELDFALKEKERYHLYRVYGAGDAQNVRLCRIKNLAQHLHSKTLKLFLFV, from the exons ATGAAGAGCATGTTTAAC TCTCTCAATGTGGAGCTTAATCCATCTATGAAGCAGTATGTTGCCCTTTTGGAAGCTGTTTGTGAGTCATCTCCTCTTGCTACAGTGGATGTTGTCCAAGACGTTTCTGTCATCTTTGCCAAACTAG CTGATAAATGTAAAATGCGTGTTCATGGAGAACAAGATCAAGATCCTCAACTGAACCCCAACTATTGCTGCTCTCTCAAAG AAATGATTTCTCATAAAAGAGTGTTCCCCACCAAGAGTAACGGCTGGGTGACGTTAGCACACAAGCCGATGATAGTGGACAGCCCGCACTTGGAGAAAATCTTCAAATCGCATCGAGAGATTTGCCTGCTCAACCTACCGTCTGCCATGAAGAGAGCAGCCAATAAATCCAAACATCAAG GTAAACTGCATGAGAAGGAGGCGTTCAGCGAAGCAGACCGAGAGTTGTTCCTGGAGATCTGCGGGGTGAAAAGACTCTCCCAGTGTGTGTCCACCGATCCACTGACTGAGATGTACAGGCCTTGCCCTTCTTTTCAGAACCTGGTGCGACAGATCGTCCCTTACATCCAGAGGTTCATTTACCACCATGGGGATTTCGAGGACGTTTACAGTGAGCTGAAGGAGGCCGGGATTGCTAAACAGATTAACTCGCTGAGTTTTGGACAG GTGGGCAAGATGTATATTCATTATCGGCTTGAGGTGTCCGAGGGGGACCCAGTCTTTGAGAGTGAAGATATAATATGTTTTCTAGACGATAAAAAAGCGCTATACATCCACAAAGATCATCTCTCAGCCAAACTGGACATCTGCAG AGAGCTGGTGAAATTGTTCACCACAGAAAAGACTCTTGGAAAAGTGCTGGAAAGCTTTCTGCTGGGCCTTGTTCCCTGGATAAAT GACCAAGCTGCTTTGAGAAGGTACCTGGACAGGGAGAACGCTCAAGAACTCCCTCCAGACGAGGAGCTGTGGGAGGTCCTGGCACCAAAGCAAGTGGAAGTCAAAAAAGAGAACAACG tgCCCGTGGCCCATCCATCCGGAGCAGTACAGGAGGATGAAATACAGACAGATCAGAATAAAGACTACAGGCTGGTGTGCTGGCCACCCAAAGCCTCTCTCAATAAAACAG CCAGCCAGGCTGTCGATGATGTGATGAAGATGTGGCCACCTCCTGCTGCTCCTTCACCGGCTCCTGTGATGGTGACAGGTCATTCAGGTTTTAGAGTGGAGAGGAGCTCATCCATCATGAACGTCCATCAACCAACTGGAGAACCTCCAGTGCACGTAGATCTAAGACCTCAATACTTTCAGGGTCCCAGGACAAGTGAAAGCACCTCACACACAACAG ATAGGCCTGGTCGCACAGAGATGAAGGAAGAGCCCACTGTGCAGGGCATCAAGACTAAGGTTCATCCTCAAACGGTGAAGTCAAACGCTGCTTCAGATGAACCAGAAGAAACTCCCCACCACCACAAAACCAACCCAACACCTACAGCAGTCGAACAAGACACAGCAGAGACACCCGCACCACc TGGCCATAATACAACTCCAGTACCAGAGATGGTATCAAGCCAGTTCCAGGGTGGTGAAACCCTACAGCGACCACTTGTGTCTCTAGATAATGTGGTGTGGACCAAACCCATGGCTCCAGAGGCCATCCTAGAGGATTTGGAACTGGACTGCACCCTGCCCCAAACTTTTTTGATCTCCAAAGATTTTGACGGCACAGCCTGTATTGGACAGTGGGGAGAGCAGCTGGTTTTCTCCTTCCTCACTCACTGGAAAGAGAACGGAGGTGATTATGGGCCCATTGAAATCACCTGGTTCAATGAGAAAGGAGAGAGTGGCCAGCCATGTGACTTCAAGCTCACTTTTGCAAATAAGGGGCCAAGAGCTGACACCACTAGGGAGATCTATGTGGAGGTCAAGACAAcagtaaagagagagagacactttATTCACCTGTCTGCCAATGAGCTGGATTTTGCACTGAAGGAGAAAGAGAGGTATCACTTATATAGAGTTTATGGCGCTGGAGATGCACAGAATGTTCGTCTGTGTCGTATTAAAAACCTCGCCCAGCACCTGCATTCTAAGACATTAAAACTATTCTTATTTGTGTAG